Proteins encoded in a region of the Vibrio sp. CB1-14 genome:
- a CDS encoding DUF3332 family protein, with translation MKLIKTTIAAALMSTMLTGCIGQMATTGALMYEVNLKGVDNRYARAGLYTLMSPVYAITAAADLFVVNSIEFWTGTNPITKKKAVADTPAKAYIKVNHKVGKKFSTAPVKLSKLDDSTMQMEFLDDAGKARTLVGVSGQDSVDFYLDGQYVTTATHQELEQHATAS, from the coding sequence ATGAAACTGATCAAAACAACAATTGCTGCGGCGCTAATGTCTACTATGCTAACAGGCTGTATCGGCCAAATGGCGACAACAGGTGCACTAATGTACGAAGTGAACCTAAAGGGTGTCGATAACCGTTACGCGCGCGCAGGTCTGTATACTTTGATGTCACCAGTGTACGCGATCACAGCGGCTGCTGACCTATTTGTTGTTAACTCTATTGAGTTCTGGACGGGTACGAACCCTATCACAAAGAAAAAAGCCGTCGCTGACACACCGGCTAAGGCTTACATTAAAGTAAACCACAAAGTAGGTAAGAAGTTCTCAACAGCGCCAGTGAAACTATCGAAACTTGACGACAGCACAATGCAAATGGAATTTTTGGATGATGCGGGCAAAGCACGCACGTTGGTAGGCGTAAGCGGCCAAGACAGCGTTGACTTCTACCTAGATGGTCAATACGTGACAACCGCGACACACCAAGAGCTAGAGCAGCACGCGACCGCTTCTTAA
- a CDS encoding magnesium transporter translates to MSEFQDLSIHIDQISQAEDTQQPQILNQYIEQGLDAASIALILEAFPIEQRVRLWRELPLESHIDVLTESRGEVRVSILDALSETELKLTLAKLDNLSLIEWADSLPDEIIEEAISFLEPAELELYDLANEYQEEELGRWVERKVVALPFNISVARAKVLVDKYTHEPSGYVYLIDKQHRFRGMVEYAELVGAESSTRIKSLVLEHVSTLSATLELAEAVDAMERSAFTSLPVLDERKRLLGEIDWKFALSTQREIYETRLMAGTGMDEGDDLFAPILKSSQKRGVWLGINLLTAILASVTISLFEDVIAQVVALAVLMPIVASMGGIAGSQTLTLMVRSMALNQITAGNRFALIKNELGIGAINGLLWALIIGAVAGLWFQSPLLGGTIALAIVVNIITAALFGVLIPLILDKLDLDPALAGSVILTTVTDVVGFFAFLGTASLVLL, encoded by the coding sequence GTGAGCGAATTTCAAGATCTCTCAATTCACATCGATCAAATCTCACAGGCCGAAGACACGCAGCAGCCACAGATCCTCAATCAATATATCGAGCAAGGCCTTGATGCCGCATCGATTGCGCTTATTCTAGAAGCATTTCCCATTGAACAAAGGGTTAGGCTTTGGCGCGAGCTGCCGCTCGAAAGCCACATTGATGTCCTTACCGAGTCTCGTGGTGAAGTGCGTGTATCGATCCTCGATGCTCTATCTGAAACCGAGTTAAAGCTTACCCTTGCTAAGCTCGACAACTTATCGTTGATTGAATGGGCTGACTCACTGCCTGATGAGATCATCGAAGAGGCCATCTCCTTCCTAGAGCCTGCAGAGCTAGAGCTTTACGACCTTGCGAATGAATACCAAGAAGAAGAGCTGGGTCGCTGGGTTGAGCGTAAAGTGGTGGCACTGCCATTTAATATTTCCGTCGCCCGTGCCAAAGTGCTGGTGGATAAGTACACCCATGAGCCATCGGGTTACGTTTATCTGATCGATAAACAGCACCGCTTTCGCGGTATGGTCGAATACGCTGAGTTGGTCGGCGCAGAGTCATCGACACGCATCAAGTCTTTAGTGCTGGAGCATGTGAGCACGTTAAGTGCCACACTAGAGCTCGCTGAAGCCGTCGATGCCATGGAGCGCTCTGCGTTTACCTCGCTTCCTGTCCTAGATGAGCGTAAACGACTGCTAGGTGAGATCGATTGGAAGTTCGCACTAAGTACTCAGCGTGAAATTTACGAAACGCGCCTTATGGCGGGTACTGGTATGGACGAAGGCGATGACCTGTTTGCGCCGATTCTTAAAAGCTCACAAAAACGTGGTGTGTGGCTCGGCATTAACCTCCTCACTGCTATTCTTGCCTCTGTAACTATTAGTCTGTTTGAAGATGTGATCGCGCAAGTGGTCGCGCTGGCGGTTCTGATGCCTATTGTGGCCTCCATGGGCGGCATTGCAGGTAGCCAAACCTTGACCTTGATGGTGCGCTCTATGGCGCTAAATCAGATCACTGCAGGAAACCGGTTTGCGCTGATAAAAAATGAGCTTGGCATTGGTGCGATCAACGGTCTGCTGTGGGCGTTGATTATTGGCGCTGTAGCAGGGCTGTGGTTTCAATCGCCACTGCTTGGCGGCACGATTGCTCTGGCGATCGTCGTTAATATTATCACCGCAGCCTTGTTTGGGGTGTTGATTCCATTAATCCTCGATAAACTCGACCTTGATCCGGCTCTGGCAGGTTCGGTTATCCTCACCACAGTCACTGATGTCGTCGGTTTTTTCGCTTTCTTAGGCACGGCAAGTTTGGTGCTGTTGTAG
- a CDS encoding amidohydrolase, with protein sequence MKAWLLSSLLLLYPLTLTASQNMVLVNAVVYQHPKANSVVIENGVITQIGTADEVLSSVDSRAIIIDLEQQFLLPGFIDNHNHVFEAASEAGGNCELSASASLLELRPYLEYCREQASSDGWLLGYGFSLEMIMEESSELSPITLLDSVFPHRPVILMEQTSHSMWVNSQALKLAGITKYTSDPQGGALLRDAEGNLNGVLLDSAGDAIMEIAWNSLKAQFEQSYQGLLNGLAAAAEHGITTIGDGRLYWKRGWFEVWQHAREQEALTSRVLLRPWIYPDADMKEQLEFLESIYTAEVSPSDKLIVNQVKMYSDGIIINGTAKLLAPYRETYLPNRPKGLNYIPPENMKTWLSALDKLGYSAHIHAIGDGAVHESLNAIEHVRNLGSNKPYTLTHVELVNEQDIPRFAKLAVTADFQVGSDYVAFQDHAWAKAFLGAVRAHRLMNLRAIFDTGANLTLSSDWNVHDINPLVGIANSIMMQDTGLPSVDAAIDAYTMNAAKSLGIDGFTGSITVGKSADLVVVEKDIRQLSPEAIAESAVTLTMTQGEIVFQWTEQ encoded by the coding sequence ATGAAAGCTTGGCTGTTGAGCTCGCTTTTATTGCTTTATCCTTTAACGTTAACTGCGTCGCAAAATATGGTTTTGGTTAATGCTGTTGTCTATCAGCATCCTAAAGCTAATAGCGTAGTGATTGAAAACGGGGTAATAACTCAAATAGGCACAGCCGATGAAGTTTTATCCAGTGTCGATTCTCGTGCAATAATTATCGATCTCGAGCAGCAGTTTCTGCTTCCAGGATTTATTGACAACCACAATCACGTCTTTGAAGCCGCCTCTGAAGCAGGGGGCAATTGCGAACTCAGTGCCTCTGCAAGTCTCTTAGAGTTGCGGCCTTACCTTGAATACTGTCGTGAGCAAGCCAGTTCTGACGGATGGTTACTTGGCTATGGTTTTTCCCTCGAAATGATAATGGAAGAGAGCAGTGAGCTATCTCCAATTACGCTGCTTGATTCTGTTTTCCCTCACCGTCCGGTGATTTTAATGGAGCAGACCTCACACTCGATGTGGGTGAACTCACAAGCGTTAAAGCTGGCAGGCATTACCAAGTATACTTCTGACCCTCAAGGCGGCGCATTGCTGCGCGATGCAGAGGGCAATCTCAATGGCGTGCTGCTAGACAGTGCAGGGGATGCGATCATGGAAATCGCTTGGAACAGTTTGAAGGCACAATTTGAGCAGAGCTATCAAGGGCTACTCAATGGCTTAGCGGCTGCGGCAGAGCACGGTATTACCACCATTGGTGATGGCAGGCTCTACTGGAAAAGAGGTTGGTTTGAAGTATGGCAACATGCTCGAGAGCAAGAAGCGTTGACGTCACGCGTGCTGCTGCGCCCGTGGATCTATCCTGATGCGGATATGAAAGAGCAGCTTGAGTTCCTCGAGTCCATTTACACAGCTGAGGTATCACCAAGCGACAAGCTGATCGTCAATCAAGTAAAGATGTACAGCGATGGCATCATTATCAATGGCACAGCCAAGCTGTTAGCGCCCTATAGAGAGACCTATCTGCCCAATCGCCCTAAAGGTCTCAACTACATTCCTCCTGAGAATATGAAAACCTGGCTCAGTGCTCTCGATAAGCTTGGCTATAGTGCTCATATTCATGCCATTGGTGATGGAGCAGTGCACGAATCACTTAATGCCATTGAGCATGTTCGTAACCTCGGTAGCAATAAGCCGTACACCTTGACCCATGTTGAGTTGGTCAATGAGCAAGATATCCCTCGTTTTGCAAAGCTTGCGGTGACAGCAGACTTTCAGGTGGGCTCTGACTATGTGGCCTTTCAAGACCATGCATGGGCAAAAGCCTTCTTGGGCGCTGTGCGTGCTCACAGGCTTATGAACTTGCGCGCTATTTTTGATACCGGCGCAAATTTAACTCTCAGCAGTGATTGGAATGTTCACGACATTAACCCTTTGGTTGGTATCGCGAACAGCATCATGATGCAGGACACGGGATTGCCATCGGTTGATGCTGCCATTGACGCCTACACCATGAATGCGGCGAAGAGTTTGGGGATTGACGGCTTCACGGGCTCAATTACAGTCGGCAAGTCGGCTGACTTGGTGGTGGTTGAAAAAGACATTCGTCAGCTATCACCGGAGGCGATCGCCGAAAGCGCAGTAACGTTAACCATGACTCAAGGCGAAATCGTCTTTCAGTGGACAGAACAGTAA
- a CDS encoding crotonase/enoyl-CoA hydratase family protein, whose translation MDYKRIKVSRTEDVVTVTLNRPDKLNGVDMGMFEELIRVSRALRKDRQLRAVILTGSGDNFSSGLDFKSMMTNKSNAAKLLFKWWPGQSNRAQQVSSNWRKLSVPVIAAIDGYCWGAGMQIALGADFRICSPKANLSIMESKMGLTSDMAGSIALREVMPKDRAMLISICGQELSAEEALKYGLVTEVCEVPLEAAQTLANKVKRMSPDVNAAMKHMYTRYWTAPAWKLLAYETYSQIRIMLGRNFGRMQSALRKKAPPEFQPRQRYW comes from the coding sequence ATGGACTATAAAAGGATCAAAGTCAGCCGCACTGAGGATGTGGTGACTGTGACGTTAAATCGCCCAGATAAGCTTAATGGTGTCGATATGGGGATGTTCGAAGAGCTGATTCGCGTGAGTCGTGCGCTACGTAAAGATCGCCAACTCAGAGCGGTGATTTTGACGGGTTCCGGGGACAACTTTAGTTCGGGTCTCGATTTTAAATCCATGATGACCAATAAAAGCAATGCGGCGAAACTGTTGTTCAAATGGTGGCCGGGTCAGTCCAACCGCGCTCAACAGGTAAGCAGTAACTGGCGCAAATTATCAGTCCCTGTCATTGCGGCAATCGACGGTTACTGCTGGGGCGCTGGGATGCAAATTGCGCTTGGTGCTGATTTTCGTATTTGCTCGCCAAAGGCGAATCTATCCATTATGGAATCAAAGATGGGTTTAACATCGGACATGGCTGGCTCTATTGCCTTGCGTGAGGTGATGCCAAAGGACAGAGCGATGCTCATCTCTATCTGTGGTCAAGAGTTGTCAGCAGAAGAAGCGTTAAAATATGGATTGGTAACAGAGGTCTGTGAAGTGCCACTGGAGGCAGCCCAAACGCTAGCAAACAAAGTAAAACGCATGTCTCCCGATGTGAACGCAGCGATGAAACACATGTACACTCGATATTGGACAGCGCCAGCGTGGAAGCTATTGGCCTATGAAACCTACAGTCAGATACGCATCATGTTAGGAAGGAATTTTGGGCGGATGCAAAGCGCGCTGCGAAAAAAAGCGCCGCCTGAGTTTCAGCCCAGACAGCGCTATTGGTAG
- a CDS encoding acyltransferase, whose translation MFSNLRLFINSFLVMVNTAITAVVVCTFSIIKLALPLASVKTLMTSLSNKQMWLWATINLWLLNLNNNIEWDIEGGDELTPEQWYMLLSNHLSWADIVIITSVMKNKMPMCKFLLKQSLLYVPFVGLACWGLDMPFMKRHSQAYLVKNPERRNDDFNAIRKACKKFEHVPTTMISFVEGTRYSEEKLVTVKTPYRHLLKPKTGGVAFTLNAMNHLLDGVVDITLAYPENREDPFKDLLKGKLTKVVVKIDVYQMDENLNGDYFNDKVFKRRFHNWLNEVWKRKDETLETIYSQS comes from the coding sequence ATGTTTAGCAATCTACGTCTTTTCATTAATTCTTTTCTTGTCATGGTCAATACGGCTATCACGGCTGTCGTGGTTTGTACATTCTCGATCATTAAATTAGCCCTACCTCTTGCGTCTGTTAAGACTCTGATGACGAGCTTATCTAATAAGCAGATGTGGCTTTGGGCAACGATTAATTTGTGGCTTCTTAATCTGAACAACAATATCGAATGGGATATAGAAGGCGGCGATGAGTTGACACCAGAGCAGTGGTACATGCTGCTGTCTAACCATCTCAGTTGGGCGGACATCGTTATCATTACCTCGGTAATGAAAAATAAAATGCCGATGTGTAAGTTCTTGCTTAAACAGAGCCTATTGTATGTCCCGTTTGTTGGCCTTGCGTGCTGGGGACTTGATATGCCATTTATGAAAAGGCACTCGCAAGCTTACCTTGTAAAGAACCCAGAGCGCCGCAACGATGATTTCAATGCGATTCGTAAGGCGTGTAAGAAGTTTGAACATGTACCCACCACTATGATCAGTTTTGTTGAAGGTACGCGTTACAGCGAAGAAAAATTGGTCACGGTTAAAACGCCATATAGACACTTGTTGAAGCCAAAAACAGGTGGCGTTGCGTTCACACTTAATGCTATGAATCATCTATTAGATGGTGTCGTCGACATTACACTGGCGTACCCAGAAAACCGCGAAGATCCGTTTAAGGACTTGTTGAAAGGTAAGCTCACCAAAGTAGTGGTTAAGATAGATGTCTATCAAATGGATGAAAATCTTAACGGTGATTACTTTAATGACAAAGTATTCAAGCGCCGTTTCCACAATTGGCTCAACGAGGTCTGGAAGCGTAAAGATGAGACGCTAGAGACGATTTATTCGCAAAGCTAA
- the pgpA gene encoding phosphatidylglycerophosphatase A has protein sequence MSNPLDLISLKNPWHLLATGFGSGLSPIIPGTMGTLASIPLYLLLVQLPLSVYLIAVVIACIIGIKICDVTSQDMGVHDHGSIVWDEFAGFWITMAIVPALKLPADDWKWLITGFVLFRFFDMVKPWPIGWLDKRMHGGLGIMIDDIVAGIMAGLCLYLVGHFAGWLA, from the coding sequence ATGAGCAATCCTCTCGACTTAATCTCACTTAAAAATCCGTGGCACCTGCTAGCAACAGGCTTTGGTAGTGGTTTGTCACCGATTATCCCCGGCACCATGGGGACGCTCGCGTCGATCCCTTTGTACCTGCTACTGGTTCAGCTGCCGTTAAGCGTTTACCTCATTGCCGTGGTTATCGCCTGTATCATTGGTATAAAAATTTGTGACGTCACCTCTCAAGACATGGGCGTGCATGATCACGGCTCAATCGTTTGGGATGAGTTTGCTGGCTTTTGGATCACCATGGCTATTGTACCCGCACTCAAATTGCCTGCCGATGATTGGAAGTGGTTAATCACAGGCTTTGTGCTGTTTCGCTTCTTTGACATGGTAAAGCCTTGGCCTATCGGCTGGCTCGACAAACGTATGCATGGCGGCCTCGGTATTATGATTGATGATATTGTTGCCGGTATTATGGCAGGGCTCTGTTTGTATTTAGTGGGACATTTTGCTGGCTGGTTGGCTTAA
- the thiL gene encoding thiamine-phosphate kinase: MSGEFSLIDKYFAHKQQNRKDVILAQGDDCAIVAPTAGSHIAISTDTLVAGTHFLADANPAQIAHKALASNISDLVAMGASPAWVSMGISLPEINTAWLERFSNAFFKLADYYGIQLIGGDTTKGPLTITLTVQGTLPEGKALTRHGAQSGDWVYVTGQLGDAKAGLDVILENNISADTSLNQELQRRHFEATPRVLAGIALRDIASAAIDISDGLVADLGHILKRSKVGARLNVAALPTSKELLQFVGSRALAQQYALTSGEEYELCFTVPEANRGQLEVALSNTPFTCIGQLTGTEYIELHNDDAPVDWQLDGFDHFKGNQ; the protein is encoded by the coding sequence ATGTCTGGTGAATTTAGTTTAATCGATAAGTACTTTGCTCATAAGCAGCAAAACCGAAAGGATGTGATCCTCGCTCAAGGAGACGATTGTGCGATTGTCGCCCCTACTGCTGGCTCTCATATTGCCATTAGTACCGACACCTTAGTGGCGGGCACTCATTTTCTCGCTGACGCTAATCCTGCGCAAATTGCTCACAAAGCCCTCGCGTCAAACATCAGTGATCTCGTGGCCATGGGCGCTTCCCCTGCTTGGGTTTCTATGGGTATTTCGTTGCCTGAAATCAATACGGCATGGCTAGAGCGTTTCTCCAATGCGTTTTTTAAGCTTGCCGATTACTATGGTATTCAACTGATTGGCGGCGATACCACTAAAGGTCCACTTACTATCACTCTTACTGTTCAAGGCACACTACCTGAAGGTAAGGCGTTGACTCGCCATGGTGCCCAGTCAGGAGACTGGGTCTATGTCACCGGACAACTTGGTGATGCCAAAGCGGGACTTGATGTGATTTTAGAGAACAACATCAGCGCGGATACCAGCCTCAATCAAGAGCTACAACGACGTCACTTTGAAGCCACGCCACGCGTACTAGCGGGTATAGCGTTGCGAGATATTGCTTCAGCAGCCATCGACATTTCTGATGGGCTGGTGGCTGATTTAGGGCATATTCTGAAACGCTCTAAGGTTGGCGCAAGGCTTAATGTTGCAGCGCTTCCGACATCAAAAGAACTGCTGCAGTTTGTCGGTAGCCGGGCACTTGCTCAGCAATATGCACTGACCAGTGGTGAAGAGTACGAACTATGCTTTACGGTACCAGAGGCCAATCGCGGTCAACTTGAAGTGGCGTTAAGTAATACGCCGTTTACCTGTATTGGGCAACTGACCGGCACAGAATATATAGAGCTTCACAACGACGATGCGCCAGTGGACTGGCAACTCGACGGTTTTGATCATTTTAAGGGAAATCAATGA
- the nusB gene encoding transcription antitermination factor NusB, producing the protein MGASVKPAARRNARQFALQAIYSWQITKENVATVEEQFLSGGKYDEEEHHAAEPALTAPETDVVYFRDLLTGVALNHTELDSKLRPFVSRPMQDLDMMELALLRLAMYEMTRREDVPYKVVINEAIELAKVFAAEDSHKFVNGVLDKAAPHVRKK; encoded by the coding sequence ATGGGGGCCAGTGTGAAACCAGCCGCACGTCGTAATGCACGTCAATTTGCTCTGCAAGCAATTTATTCTTGGCAAATTACTAAAGAAAATGTTGCCACTGTTGAAGAACAGTTCTTATCAGGTGGTAAGTATGATGAAGAAGAACATCATGCTGCTGAGCCTGCGTTGACTGCGCCAGAGACTGACGTTGTATATTTCCGTGACCTACTCACGGGTGTCGCGTTGAATCACACGGAGCTAGACAGCAAGCTACGTCCATTTGTTTCTCGTCCAATGCAAGACCTAGACATGATGGAACTTGCGCTACTTCGCCTAGCGATGTACGAGATGACACGCCGTGAAGACGTACCTTACAAAGTGGTTATTAACGAAGCAATCGAACTTGCAAAAGTATTCGCTGCAGAAGACAGCCACAAGTTTGTTAACGGTGTACTAGATAAAGCAGCACCACACGTTCGTAAGAAGTAA
- the ribE gene encoding 6,7-dimethyl-8-ribityllumazine synthase: MKVIEGGFPAPNAKIAIVIARFNSFINESLLSGAIDTLKRHGQVSEDNITVVRCPGAVELPLVAQRVAKTGKFDAIVSLGTVIRGGTPHFDYVCSECNKGLAQVSLEYSLPVAFGVLTVDTIDQAIERAGTKAGNKGAEAALSALEMINVLSEIDS, encoded by the coding sequence ATGAAAGTTATCGAGGGTGGCTTCCCAGCACCGAACGCAAAGATTGCTATTGTAATTGCACGATTCAATAGTTTTATCAATGAAAGCCTACTATCGGGTGCTATCGATACTTTGAAACGTCACGGTCAAGTGAGCGAAGACAACATCACGGTTGTACGCTGCCCAGGCGCAGTTGAACTACCACTTGTTGCTCAACGTGTTGCGAAAACAGGTAAGTTTGATGCAATCGTATCGCTAGGTACAGTCATTCGTGGCGGTACACCACATTTCGACTATGTTTGTAGTGAGTGTAATAAAGGTCTTGCACAAGTGTCTCTGGAATATAGCCTACCAGTAGCCTTTGGTGTATTGACTGTTGATACCATCGATCAAGCTATCGAGCGTGCAGGAACCAAGGCTGGTAATAAAGGTGCAGAGGCTGCACTAAGCGCGCTTGAAATGATCAACGTTCTTTCTGAAATCGATTCCTAA
- the ribBA gene encoding bifunctional 3,4-dihydroxy-2-butanone-4-phosphate synthase/GTP cyclohydrolase II: protein MPISTPQEIIEDIRLGKMVILMDDEDRENEGDLIMAAEQITPEAINFMATHGRGLICLTMTKERCENLGLPPMVQDNNAQYTTNFTVSIEAAEGVTTGISAADRARTVQAAVAKDAKAADLVQPGHIFPLAAQDGGVLTRAGHTEAGCDLAKLAGLEPASVIVEILNDDGTMARRPDLEVFAEKHDIKLGTIADLIEYRNNNETTIERVAACHLPTEFGEFELVTYRDTIDNQIHYAMCAGDLTANTPLVRVHLQDTFTDILRSNRNSDRSWTLEKAMKRIGNEGGVLVILGNEESTDFLIHKMKMFEQQDSGTAPTMAKKQGTSRRVGVGSQILADLGVHEMKLLSSADKKYHALGGFGLTVTEYVTE from the coding sequence ATGCCAATTAGTACGCCGCAAGAAATCATTGAAGATATCCGTTTAGGGAAAATGGTCATCCTAATGGATGATGAAGATCGTGAAAACGAGGGCGACCTTATTATGGCCGCTGAGCAAATTACCCCTGAAGCTATCAACTTTATGGCAACCCATGGTCGTGGCCTTATCTGCCTAACCATGACCAAAGAGCGCTGTGAAAACCTAGGTTTGCCTCCTATGGTGCAAGACAACAACGCGCAATACACCACAAACTTTACCGTATCGATTGAAGCCGCTGAAGGTGTGACTACCGGTATTTCTGCTGCCGACCGCGCGCGCACTGTGCAAGCGGCTGTTGCGAAAGATGCCAAAGCGGCCGATCTTGTTCAGCCAGGACACATCTTCCCACTTGCTGCTCAAGATGGTGGTGTACTAACTCGCGCAGGTCACACTGAAGCGGGCTGCGATTTAGCAAAACTGGCGGGACTTGAGCCAGCATCGGTGATCGTTGAGATTTTAAACGACGATGGCACTATGGCGCGTCGCCCAGATCTTGAAGTGTTTGCTGAAAAGCATGACATCAAACTAGGTACGATTGCTGACCTTATCGAGTACCGCAACAACAACGAAACAACGATTGAACGCGTTGCTGCGTGTCACTTGCCGACAGAATTTGGTGAGTTTGAGCTGGTCACATATCGCGATACCATCGATAACCAAATCCACTACGCTATGTGTGCTGGTGACTTGACGGCAAACACGCCACTGGTTCGTGTTCACTTGCAAGACACGTTCACTGACATTCTGCGCTCAAACCGTAACTCAGATCGCAGCTGGACACTGGAAAAAGCGATGAAGCGCATTGGCAATGAAGGTGGTGTGCTGGTCATACTGGGTAATGAAGAGAGCACTGACTTCTTGATTCACAAGATGAAAATGTTCGAACAGCAAGATAGCGGCACAGCACCTACTATGGCGAAAAAGCAGGGCACATCTCGCCGCGTAGGTGTGGGCTCTCAAATTCTAGCTGACCTTGGCGTGCATGAAATGAAATTGCTGTCATCAGCAGACAAAAAATACCATGCCCTCGGTGGTTTTGGTTTGACGGTCACGGAATACGTCACAGAGTAA
- a CDS encoding riboflavin synthase, whose protein sequence is MFTGIIEAVGTLKAITPKGEDISVTVDAGKLDMADVKLGDSIATNGVCLTVVAFTDSSYQADLSLETLKKTGFANYSVGDKVNLEKAMLPTTRFGGHIVSGHVDGVGEIVDRQQVGRAVEYWVQMPSEITKYVAQKGSITVDGISLTVNDLRKDAFKLTVVPHTSEETTIDQFQVGRKVNLEVDVMARYMERLLQAQTHSEPESRLTMEFLQQNGFA, encoded by the coding sequence ATGTTTACAGGAATTATTGAAGCCGTTGGTACCCTAAAAGCGATTACGCCAAAAGGGGAAGACATCAGTGTTACCGTTGATGCTGGCAAACTGGATATGGCCGATGTAAAACTCGGCGACAGTATTGCGACCAATGGTGTGTGTCTAACTGTGGTGGCGTTCACTGACAGTAGTTACCAAGCGGATTTATCATTAGAGACGCTAAAGAAAACCGGCTTTGCCAACTACAGCGTGGGTGACAAGGTCAACCTTGAAAAAGCCATGTTACCGACCACGCGTTTCGGTGGTCATATTGTCTCTGGTCACGTCGATGGCGTGGGTGAGATTGTCGACAGACAGCAAGTCGGTCGTGCAGTTGAGTATTGGGTACAGATGCCATCGGAAATCACTAAGTATGTCGCCCAAAAAGGCTCGATTACTGTGGATGGTATTAGCTTGACAGTGAACGATCTTCGCAAAGATGCGTTTAAGCTAACTGTCGTGCCACATACGTCAGAAGAGACCACCATCGACCAGTTCCAGGTAGGGCGAAAAGTAAACCTTGAAGTCGATGTTATGGCTCGTTACATGGAGCGATTACTTCAAGCGCAGACTCACTCTGAGCCTGAGTCGAGACTGACGATGGAATTCTTACAACAAAACGGTTTTGCCTAA
- the ribD gene encoding bifunctional diaminohydroxyphosphoribosylaminopyrimidine deaminase/5-amino-6-(5-phosphoribosylamino)uracil reductase RibD, translating into MSQFSAIDYQMMSLAIDLAKKGRFTTAPNPNVGCVITQNDVIVGQGYHKKAGEPHAEVHAMRMAGEQTKGATAYVTLEPCSHYGRTPPCAEGLIKAGVAKVVCAMSDPNPQVAGRGFAMLEEAGIEVQVGILEQDARALNRGFLKKMETNRPFVQLKMAASLDGQTALANGQSQWITGAEARRDVQAYRAEAGAILSTSRTVIDDNASLNVRWNELPSQVHSVIDSTELRQPVRVILDRQNQLSSDLKLFSTEGVILRVAHEGGDLNIPAGSSEQLDLAQTLDVLAEEHQINHVWVEAGATLASSMIEQQLVDELIVYLAPKLMGADGRGLIGALGLESMQQVIDLDIKDIRMVGSDIRIVATPQLKKK; encoded by the coding sequence ATGAGTCAGTTTAGCGCTATTGACTATCAGATGATGAGTTTAGCGATTGACCTTGCCAAGAAAGGCCGCTTCACCACTGCTCCAAATCCGAATGTCGGCTGCGTGATAACGCAAAATGATGTCATTGTGGGGCAGGGATACCATAAGAAAGCGGGTGAGCCGCACGCCGAAGTGCACGCAATGCGTATGGCGGGTGAGCAAACTAAGGGCGCGACGGCGTACGTCACCCTAGAGCCATGTTCCCACTATGGGCGCACGCCACCCTGTGCCGAAGGGCTGATTAAAGCGGGTGTCGCGAAAGTCGTCTGTGCCATGTCCGATCCAAACCCGCAAGTCGCTGGGCGTGGTTTTGCCATGCTTGAAGAGGCGGGTATTGAAGTGCAGGTTGGCATCTTGGAGCAAGATGCGCGAGCACTAAATCGAGGCTTTCTAAAGAAAATGGAAACCAATCGTCCCTTCGTTCAGCTTAAAATGGCGGCCAGTCTCGATGGGCAAACCGCACTTGCTAATGGTCAAAGCCAGTGGATCACAGGCGCTGAAGCGCGCCGCGATGTACAGGCGTATCGTGCTGAAGCTGGCGCTATTTTGTCTACTAGCCGCACCGTTATTGACGACAATGCATCTCTAAATGTTCGCTGGAATGAACTGCCAAGCCAAGTTCATTCGGTGATTGACTCCACAGAGCTTCGTCAGCCAGTTCGTGTCATATTGGACAGACAAAATCAGCTCAGCTCTGATCTAAAACTGTTCAGCACCGAAGGCGTTATCCTCCGAGTGGCTCATGAAGGTGGCGATCTTAACATCCCAGCAGGTTCAAGCGAGCAGCTAGACCTTGCCCAAACGCTAGATGTACTAGCCGAAGAGCACCAAATTAACCATGTTTGGGTGGAAGCGGGCGCAACTCTGGCGAGCTCTATGATAGAGCAGCAGCTTGTCGATGAGCTTATCGTCTATTTAGCACCTAAGCTTATGGGGGCTGATGGCCGAGGACTGATCGGCGCGCTTGGGCTTGAGTCGATGCAACAGGTTATCGATCTCGATATTAAAGACATTCGTATGGTGGGTAGTGATATTCGAATCGTTGCCACGCCACAGCTAAAAAAGAAATAG